A genome region from Chryseobacterium indicum includes the following:
- a CDS encoding RluA family pseudouridine synthase has protein sequence MAEDNEDFLDEELLDQNSIDNLDIDEENKGLYEHLNITVDKSQEPLRIDKFLLIFRQNSSRNKISQTCRAGNVIVNGVAVKQNYRVKPGDQVSVLLAHPPRENVIIPQNIPINIVYEDDDLIVVDKDPGMVVHPGFGNWDGTLVNALAYHFEQNGEKSDLDRVGLVHRIDKDTSGLLVIAKNEYALSFLAKQFFDRKTKRLYWAFVWGNVQDDEGTIRGHIGRHPKNRMQMHTYEDGSQGKHAVTHYKVLERFKYMTWVECKLETGRTHQIRAHFKHIGHTLFNDERYEGHTPLRGVNLPKYKQFIKNVFEILPRHALHAHTLGFIHPTTKKELYFESPMPKDMADAVKKWRNYLEN, from the coding sequence ATGGCAGAAGATAACGAAGATTTTTTGGACGAAGAATTATTAGATCAGAACAGTATCGATAATCTTGATATTGATGAAGAAAATAAAGGACTCTATGAACACCTTAACATCACGGTAGACAAAAGTCAGGAACCGTTGAGGATCGACAAGTTTCTGTTGATTTTCCGTCAGAATTCTTCCAGAAATAAAATTTCACAGACCTGCAGAGCAGGAAATGTTATCGTAAACGGTGTTGCGGTAAAACAGAATTACCGGGTAAAACCTGGAGATCAGGTTTCGGTGCTTCTGGCGCACCCTCCACGGGAAAATGTTATCATTCCGCAAAATATTCCCATCAATATTGTATACGAAGATGACGATCTTATCGTTGTAGATAAAGATCCGGGAATGGTAGTACACCCGGGATTCGGAAACTGGGACGGCACTTTGGTGAATGCTTTGGCGTATCATTTTGAACAGAATGGCGAAAAATCCGATCTTGACAGGGTAGGACTGGTTCACAGAATTGATAAAGATACTTCCGGATTATTGGTGATTGCAAAAAATGAATATGCACTGAGCTTTCTGGCAAAACAATTTTTCGACAGAAAAACCAAAAGATTGTATTGGGCATTCGTTTGGGGAAATGTACAGGATGATGAAGGTACAATAAGAGGCCATATCGGTCGTCATCCGAAAAACAGGATGCAGATGCACACCTATGAAGACGGAAGTCAGGGAAAGCATGCGGTAACGCATTACAAGGTTTTAGAAAGATTTAAATACATGACCTGGGTAGAATGTAAGCTTGAAACCGGAAGAACCCACCAGATCAGAGCGCATTTCAAACATATTGGTCATACTTTGTTCAATGATGAAAGATATGAAGGGCATACCCCTCTCCGTGGAGTGAATCTTCCTAAGTATAAGCAGTTTATAAAAAATGTCTTTGAGATTTTACCCAGACATGCGCTTCATGCCCATACTTTAGGATTTATACATCCCACTACCAAGAAGGAATTATATTTTGAAAGCCCAATGCCGAAAGATATGGCGGATGCTGTAAAAAAATGGAGAAATTATTTAGAAAACTAA
- a CDS encoding PorP/SprF family type IX secretion system membrane protein: MRKLYAIVCLALLSNAYKAQETLPYYQQYLLDGEFLFNPAQYGKTDYVQLNLNYQQQFSKFSESPNVQSVGINANIFDRVGAGLSVFRDSNGPISAGGITAGASYFIPLSSDGDRKDQFSFGTSVSFYNMNFDYSKINTQDASDPLLQGSESNIFMAYANFGAQATYRNIFAGVSVNDIALTNDEAIVNGREPSPIKFFLNLGYDWHVGDNIYFTPSALINLNTNSTRTIDYNLMATFFNDINAFSFGVSYRSVQNRFDSQQLQIAPVVKVRFNKFMIGATYNLGLSDIQEYGGNSFMIGLGYNFDNFINHRGYRY; the protein is encoded by the coding sequence ATGAGAAAACTATATGCTATCGTATGTTTAGCTCTTTTGTCAAATGCATACAAAGCACAAGAAACTTTACCGTACTATCAACAGTATCTTTTAGACGGTGAGTTTTTGTTCAACCCGGCACAATACGGAAAGACCGACTATGTGCAGCTTAATCTTAACTATCAGCAGCAATTTTCGAAGTTCAGTGAGTCTCCAAACGTTCAGTCGGTAGGGATCAACGCGAACATTTTTGATAGAGTAGGAGCAGGTTTATCTGTATTCAGAGACAGCAACGGCCCTATTTCTGCAGGTGGTATTACAGCGGGTGCTTCATATTTTATTCCTCTTAGCAGCGACGGAGACAGAAAAGATCAGTTCTCTTTCGGTACAAGCGTTAGCTTCTACAACATGAATTTTGATTATTCAAAAATTAACACGCAGGATGCTTCAGATCCATTATTGCAGGGAAGTGAAAGTAATATTTTCATGGCATATGCAAACTTCGGAGCACAGGCTACCTACAGAAATATTTTTGCAGGAGTTTCAGTTAACGATATCGCACTTACCAACGATGAAGCAATCGTAAACGGACGTGAGCCTTCTCCAATCAAGTTTTTCTTAAACTTAGGATATGACTGGCATGTAGGTGATAACATCTATTTCACACCATCAGCTTTAATTAACCTGAACACGAACTCTACAAGAACGATTGATTATAACTTAATGGCAACGTTCTTTAACGATATCAATGCATTCTCTTTCGGGGTAAGCTACAGATCTGTTCAAAACAGATTCGACAGCCAGCAGTTGCAGATTGCCCCGGTTGTAAAAGTAAGATTCAACAAATTCATGATTGGAGCTACTTACAACTTAGGTTTGTCTGATATTCAGGAATATGGAGGAAACAGCTTCATGATCGGGTTAGGATATAACTTTGATAACTTCATTAACCACAGAGGTTATAGATATTAA
- the hemW gene encoding radical SAM family heme chaperone HemW, which yields MIYIHIPFCRQKCSYCNFHFSTSLNFKDEMLAAMKKEIFLRKDELQNKNLQSLYFGGGTPSILSPDEIKSLIDEVLKHFTFEKDIEITLEANPDDLDKNLLKGLSESPINRLSIGTQSFFEEDLKLMNRAHTANEAEDSIKRAQDFGFENLSIDLIYGSPTSNLEIWKENLNKTIALEVPHISSYALTVEPKTALENWISKGKVKSPKEEEQNREFYYLSDFLKDNGFEHYEVSNFAKPGFYSRHNSSYWKYKEYLGIGPSAHSYNGFDIRSWNVANNQQYIKKLNSNLLAKEEEFLSQNDQFNEMIMIGLRTMWGVDLGSLKEKFNDSILEHFQNEIKSKLEEGILVTENNHLKIPEKHWFMADGIASDLFIV from the coding sequence ATGATTTACATTCACATTCCGTTTTGCAGACAAAAGTGCAGCTACTGCAACTTCCACTTTTCAACATCTTTAAATTTTAAGGATGAAATGCTGGCTGCAATGAAGAAAGAAATCTTTCTTCGCAAAGATGAATTGCAAAACAAAAACTTACAGTCACTGTATTTTGGAGGCGGAACGCCTTCCATTCTTTCGCCGGATGAGATCAAATCTTTAATTGATGAGGTATTAAAACATTTTACTTTTGAAAAGGATATTGAAATCACTCTAGAAGCGAATCCCGATGATCTGGATAAAAACTTACTGAAAGGACTGTCGGAATCCCCGATAAACCGTCTATCCATCGGAACCCAAAGTTTTTTTGAGGAAGATCTGAAATTAATGAATCGTGCACACACTGCAAACGAAGCGGAAGATTCCATCAAAAGAGCGCAGGATTTTGGTTTTGAAAATTTAAGCATTGATTTAATTTACGGTTCGCCAACTTCCAATCTGGAAATCTGGAAAGAGAATTTAAATAAAACCATTGCCCTTGAAGTTCCGCACATTTCTTCTTATGCTTTAACGGTTGAGCCGAAAACTGCTTTAGAAAACTGGATCTCAAAAGGGAAAGTAAAAAGCCCGAAAGAAGAAGAACAAAACAGAGAATTCTACTATTTGTCGGATTTTTTAAAGGATAACGGATTTGAACATTATGAAGTTTCAAATTTTGCCAAACCGGGATTTTACTCAAGACACAATTCTTCCTACTGGAAATATAAAGAATATCTGGGAATTGGTCCTTCAGCACATTCTTACAACGGTTTTGATATCAGAAGCTGGAATGTCGCGAACAATCAGCAGTATATCAAAAAATTAAACTCAAATCTTCTGGCTAAAGAAGAAGAATTTCTCTCGCAAAACGATCAGTTTAATGAAATGATCATGATTGGCTTACGAACAATGTGGGGCGTTGATCTGGGAAGCTTAAAGGAGAAATTTAATGATAGCATTTTAGAACATTTTCAGAATGAAATCAAATCAAAGCTGGAAGAAGGAATTCTGGTAACAGAAAATAACCACCTTAAAATTCCGGAAAAACACTGGTTTATGGCAGACGGAATTGCTTCGGATCTGTTCATCGTCTAA